One genomic segment of Planctomycetaceae bacterium includes these proteins:
- the selA gene encoding L-seryl-tRNA(Sec) selenium transferase codes for MNSADRLRKLPSVDGILKCGELADLRDRFAHPLLSEWVRAAVEACRQNLLNGAELDDDATRQFVLREVRLQAECDDGQLQRHVINATGILLHTNLGRAPLADRAIARMNDAAAYASVELNLQTGRRCRRGERAMKLLATLAGSDDALVVNNCAAATMLVLHGTAAGREVVISRGQLVEIGGGFRLPEVFAAAGVTLKEIGTTNRTYLHDYERAISENTGAVIRVHRSNFRQTGFVTEPSIQELAAMQRPADLPVIDDVGSGCIHDLTAFGLQEPTVSASVRAGANVTLFSGDKLFGGPQCGIIVGRQKWIDRLRSSPLMRAIRVDKLTLAALEATTEVHLSGNAFGELPLLKMLSKDLSAIRAECEAIVAALKSTHAALFVDVVECDAEIGGGSVPGFTISSCAIRVRGSADGTTFDPDAIAKRLRTGRPAILPRISEDALLLDLRTVADAEFPALTERLRAALAGCVSGGA; via the coding sequence TTGAACAGCGCTGACCGACTGCGGAAGCTTCCGTCGGTCGACGGAATCCTGAAGTGCGGGGAACTCGCCGACCTGCGCGATCGATTCGCCCATCCTCTGCTTTCGGAATGGGTGCGTGCCGCTGTTGAAGCGTGTCGACAGAATCTGCTGAACGGCGCGGAACTCGATGACGACGCGACGCGACAGTTCGTGTTGCGGGAAGTTCGGCTGCAGGCGGAATGCGACGACGGACAGTTGCAGCGACACGTCATCAACGCCACCGGTATCCTGCTGCACACGAATCTCGGTCGAGCACCGCTGGCGGATCGCGCGATCGCCCGGATGAACGACGCGGCCGCGTACGCCAGCGTGGAACTGAACCTGCAGACCGGTCGTCGCTGCCGTCGCGGCGAACGGGCGATGAAGCTGCTCGCGACTCTGGCCGGCTCCGACGACGCTCTGGTCGTTAACAACTGTGCGGCCGCCACGATGCTGGTTCTGCACGGAACGGCGGCCGGTCGCGAAGTCGTGATTTCGCGAGGCCAGCTTGTCGAAATCGGCGGAGGATTTCGCCTGCCGGAAGTCTTCGCGGCGGCCGGAGTCACGCTGAAGGAAATCGGTACCACCAACCGTACTTACCTGCACGACTACGAACGTGCCATCAGCGAAAACACGGGCGCTGTCATCCGCGTGCATCGCAGCAACTTTCGTCAGACAGGCTTTGTGACAGAACCGTCCATTCAAGAACTGGCCGCGATGCAGCGACCGGCGGACTTGCCCGTAATCGACGATGTTGGCAGCGGCTGCATACATGACCTCACCGCATTCGGCCTGCAGGAACCGACAGTGTCCGCAAGTGTTCGAGCCGGGGCCAATGTGACGCTCTTCAGCGGTGATAAGTTGTTCGGCGGGCCTCAGTGCGGAATCATTGTCGGTCGACAGAAATGGATTGATCGGCTGCGGTCCAGTCCGCTGATGCGAGCCATCCGGGTCGACAAGCTGACGCTGGCGGCGCTGGAAGCCACAACGGAAGTTCATCTCTCCGGAAACGCGTTTGGCGAACTGCCGCTATTGAAGATGCTGTCGAAAGATTTGTCCGCGATTCGTGCGGAGTGCGAAGCAATTGTTGCGGCTCTGAAATCGACGCACGCGGCGCTGTTCGTCGACGTCGTCGAATGCGATGCCGAAATCGGCGGCGGCTCCGTCCCCGGTTTCACGATTTCCAGTTGCGCCATCAGAGTCAGAGGATCAGCCGATGGGACAACGTTCGATCCGGACGCGATCGCGAAGCGGCTTCGAACGGGACGCCCCGCAATTCTGCCGAGAATCTCTGAAGATGCCCTGCTGCTGGACCTGCGAACCGTCGCGGACGCCGAGTTTCCGGCTCTGACCGAACGCCTGCGAGCCGCGCTTGCCGGTTGCGTCTCGGGTGGAGCGTAG
- the selB gene encoding selenocysteine-specific translation elongation factor has product MSYTIVGVIGHIDHGKTSLVRALTGTDTDTHPEEKRRGITIDLGFAAVRDGDREFAFIDAPGHQKYIGNLLAGVSAVDVGLLVVACDQGIQQQTLEHASILQMLGVPKLIVAISRIDLSTEDALHELTEELEVFLADFGFSDFPIVPLSSVTGEGLDELRNALRQAARTSLRSADGFFRMPIDRVFSVPGRGCVVAGTIWSGTVGIGDTLEWRPAGAAAQAPANVRVRELEVHGESVTKSVVGRRTAMNVTGVDTHLVKRGDELVAPGLFPVSRNLIVEIRTFADAPSLRCPATVQLHTATTADSARISGIKRLEAGQQVIAFVETQYPVVATFGQKVLLRLPYPIGSFGGGRVLAVLDSGIRQKRRMLDDALPLGDADPAIRLAALVQLDGEVDVDPIRFELQLGIPSRSCDEIVEQTVALKSVLMPVEGRLVSRAAADRVRSRALALLAQQAEDSPNAWCVEASLIQQLRPLGSAGIVQWALRSLQDENLVVRLGSLLALSTGENALSKRQRSRLDQIVEMFRGNRASPTTKEIANKLEISTDAVASLIRFAVEQRIVIDVGGGFMISADTFRELCGELKLLFDEQPERSVADIRDCWQVTRKHAIPFLEYCDRIGVTQRSGDVRMAGPQLMEFVPEQSVEQR; this is encoded by the coding sequence ATGAGTTACACGATCGTCGGCGTCATTGGGCACATAGATCACGGCAAGACGTCGCTGGTGCGCGCGCTGACCGGGACCGACACCGATACTCACCCTGAAGAAAAACGCCGCGGCATCACGATTGATCTGGGTTTCGCCGCGGTCCGCGACGGCGACCGGGAATTTGCTTTCATCGATGCTCCCGGACATCAGAAGTACATCGGCAACCTGCTGGCGGGAGTCTCCGCCGTGGATGTGGGCCTGCTGGTTGTCGCGTGCGATCAGGGCATTCAGCAGCAGACTCTGGAACACGCGTCGATCCTGCAAATGCTCGGCGTGCCGAAACTCATCGTGGCCATCTCGCGAATTGATCTGTCGACCGAAGACGCTCTGCACGAACTGACGGAAGAGCTGGAAGTGTTTCTGGCCGACTTCGGGTTCAGCGATTTTCCGATTGTTCCGCTGTCGTCGGTGACGGGTGAAGGGCTGGACGAACTGCGGAACGCTCTTCGTCAGGCGGCTCGCACGTCGCTTCGCAGCGCCGATGGTTTCTTTCGGATGCCCATTGACCGCGTTTTCAGTGTTCCCGGCCGAGGCTGCGTGGTGGCCGGTACAATCTGGAGCGGCACGGTCGGCATCGGAGACACGCTGGAATGGCGACCGGCCGGCGCAGCAGCCCAGGCTCCGGCGAATGTCCGCGTGCGGGAGCTGGAAGTTCACGGAGAAAGCGTCACAAAATCCGTCGTCGGACGTCGCACCGCCATGAACGTCACCGGCGTGGACACGCACCTGGTGAAACGCGGCGACGAACTGGTCGCACCCGGACTGTTTCCCGTGTCGCGAAATCTGATCGTGGAAATCCGGACGTTCGCCGACGCGCCTTCGTTGCGATGCCCGGCGACGGTTCAACTGCATACCGCCACGACCGCGGATTCGGCAAGGATCAGCGGCATCAAGCGACTGGAAGCCGGGCAACAAGTGATCGCCTTCGTCGAAACGCAGTACCCCGTCGTTGCGACGTTTGGCCAGAAAGTTCTGCTGCGACTGCCGTACCCGATCGGTTCCTTTGGCGGAGGTCGTGTGCTGGCAGTTCTTGACAGCGGCATTCGGCAAAAGCGCCGAATGCTTGACGACGCGCTGCCGCTTGGTGACGCCGATCCGGCGATTCGTCTGGCGGCGCTGGTGCAACTCGATGGTGAAGTCGATGTCGATCCGATCCGGTTCGAGCTGCAGCTTGGGATTCCCAGTCGTTCCTGCGACGAAATTGTCGAGCAGACTGTCGCGCTGAAGTCCGTGCTCATGCCCGTCGAAGGTCGACTGGTTTCGCGCGCCGCCGCCGACCGGGTTCGCAGTCGGGCGCTGGCGCTGCTGGCTCAACAGGCGGAGGATTCGCCGAATGCCTGGTGTGTGGAAGCGTCGCTGATTCAGCAACTTCGGCCGCTGGGTTCGGCCGGAATTGTGCAGTGGGCACTGCGTTCTCTGCAGGACGAGAATCTGGTGGTTCGTCTGGGAAGCCTGCTGGCACTGTCAACGGGGGAGAATGCTCTTTCCAAACGTCAGCGTTCGCGGCTGGACCAGATTGTTGAGATGTTTCGCGGCAACCGGGCGTCACCGACGACAAAGGAAATCGCGAACAAACTGGAAATTTCCACCGACGCCGTTGCGTCACTGATCCGCTTCGCCGTAGAACAGAGAATCGTGATTGATGTCGGCGGCGGTTTCATGATCTCTGCGGATACGTTTCGAGAACTGTGCGGCGAACTCAAGCTGTTGTTTGATGAGCAGCCGGAACGCTCCGTCGCCGACATCCGGGACTGCTGGCAGGTGACTCGCAAACACGCCATTCCGTTTCTGGAATACTGCGATCGCATCGGCGTGACACAGCGATCAGGAGATGTCCGAATGGCCGGACCACAGCTGATGGAATTTGTGCCGGAGCAATCCGTTGAACAGCGCTGA
- a CDS encoding 6-carboxytetrahydropterin synthase gives MIIEKQYKFYAAHRNETLRDKCSNIHGHRYGLRVHFEVEREGDISTLFGDFDAKMEPYLLQNFDHGMLINRHDPLYETLQDHCRRTGENLRLKVLDGPTSVENLAWVMFTEITEMGFRLDRIEIQETDTSTIIYTREDWVRDNRYFAAEHAETQKS, from the coding sequence ATGATTATTGAGAAGCAGTACAAGTTCTACGCCGCCCATCGCAACGAAACGCTGCGCGACAAATGCAGTAATATTCACGGGCACCGTTACGGTCTGCGAGTTCACTTCGAGGTCGAGCGGGAAGGCGACATCAGCACGCTGTTCGGTGATTTCGACGCAAAGATGGAACCGTACCTGTTGCAGAACTTCGATCACGGGATGCTGATCAATCGCCACGATCCGCTGTATGAAACATTGCAGGATCACTGCCGCCGGACAGGCGAGAACCTGCGGCTGAAGGTTCTGGACGGTCCGACAAGTGTCGAGAACCTGGCGTGGGTCATGTTTACGGAAATCACGGAAATGGGTTTTCGTCTGGATCGCATCGAAATTCAGGAAACCGACACGTCCACGATCATTTACACACGTGAAGACTGGGTTCGCGACAATCGCTACTTCGCGGCGGAACACGCGGAAACACAGAAGTCATAA